Proteins encoded within one genomic window of Cucumis sativus cultivar 9930 chromosome 3, Cucumber_9930_V3, whole genome shotgun sequence:
- the LOC101206971 gene encoding heat shock 70 kDa protein 8 has protein sequence MAEPIYTVASDSETTGEDRTTSTFPEIAVGIDIGTSQCSIAVWNGSQVELLKNTRNQKIMRSYVTFKDDTPSGGVSNELSHEYDMLSGAAIFNMKRLIGRVDTDPVVHACKSLPFLVQTLDIGVRPFVAALVNNVWRSTTPEEVLAIFIVELKMMAEYQLKRPIRNVVLTIPVSFSRFQLTRVERACAMAGLQVRLMPEPTAVALLYAQQQQQAVHDSMGSGSEKIALIFNMGAGYCDVAVSAIGGGVSQIRALAGSPIGGEDLLQNTMKYLLPNSESIFSHRGIDEIRRMGLLRVATQDAIHKLSFQSSVEINVSLGNGSKLCKVLSREDFEMVNSKVFEKCENLVKQCLHDARLGIEDLSDVVVVGGCSYIPKIRHLLMEISKKKALYEGIDPLEAAVSGAALEGAIASGIGDPFGSLDLLSIQATPLAIGIRADGNSFIPIIPKNTTMPARKELVFTTIQDNQSEALIVVYEGEETRAEENHLLGYFKIIGIPPAPKGVPEITICMDIDSSNMLRVLAGATLPGAQHPATPYMEVKMPTVDDGHGWCAEALHGKYGATMELVTLRKKS, from the coding sequence ATGGCTGAACCAATATACACCGTAGCTTCTGATAGTGAAACTACTGGGGAAGATAGAACAACATCAACTTTTCCAGAAATTGCAGTTGGAATTGATATTGGTACATCACAATGTAGTATTGCAGTCTGGAATGGATCTCAGGTAGAGCTTCTTAAGAACACAAGAAACCAGAAAATTATGAGATCATATGTCACCTTCAAGGATGACACTCCTTCTGGGGGAGTTAGTAATGAGCTAAGCCATGAGTATGACATGCTCTCTGGTGCTGCAATTTTCAATATGAAACGCTTGATTGGAAGAGTTGACACTGACCCAGTTGTTCATGCATGCAAGAGCCTTCCTTTTCTGGTGCAAACTTTGGACATTGGTGTTCGTCCATTTGTTGCAGCTTTGGTGAATAATGTATGGAGATCTACAACTCCTGAAGAAGTTTTGGCAATTTTCATCGTTGAACTGAAAATGATGGCTGAATATCAACTAAAACGACCAATTAGAAATGTTGTTTTAACAATTCCAGTTTCATTCAGCCGATTCCAGCTTACTCGTGTGGAACGAGCTTGTGCAATGGCTGGACTTCAAGTTAGATTGATGCCTGAACCAACAGCAGTAGCTTTGTTATATGCTCAACAACAACAGCAGGCTGTACATGACAGCATGGGCAGTGGAAGTGAAAAAATTGCTCTTATTTTCAACATGGGAGCTGGGTATTGTGATGTTGCTGTGTCAGCCATAGGAGGAGGGGTGTCACAGATCAGAGCCCTGGCTGGCAGTCCTATAGGAGGCGAAGATCTACTTCAAAACACCATGAAGTATCTTTTGCCAAATTCTGAATCTATATTCTCACACCGTGGAATTGATGAGATCAGAAGGATGGGGTTGCTCCGAGTTGCGACTCAAGATGCTATCCACAAGCTCTCATTCCAGTCTAGTGTTGAAATCAATGTCAGCTTGGGAAATGGGTCAAAGTTATGCAAGGTTCTTAGCCGAGAGGACTTTGAGATGGTGAACAGCAAGGTGTTCGAGAAATGTGAGAACCTCGTTAAGCAATGCTTACATGATGCACGACTGGGGATCGAAGATTTGAGTGATGTAGTAGTAGTTGGTGGCTGTTCATATATTCCAAAGATCAGACATCTTCTGATGGAAATAAGTAAAAAGAAGGCACTTTATGAAGGAATAGATCCTTTAGAAGCTGCAGTTTCTGGTGCAGCTTTAGAAGGTGCAATAGCATCAGGCATTGGCGATCCATTTGGCAGTCTAGATCTTCTTAGCATCCAAGCAACGCCTCTTGCCATTGGAATTCGAGCTGATGGAAACAGTTTCATTCCAATTATCCCCAAGAACACCACAATGCCAGCACGCAAGGAGTTGGTTTTCACAACAATTCAAGACAATCAAAGTGAGGCCCTGATTGTTGTCTATGAAGGCGAAGAGACCAGAGCAGAGGAAAACCATCTGCTTGgctatttcaaaatcattggAATTCCACCAGCACCCAAAGGAGTCCCTGAAATCACAATTTGTATGGACATTGACTCTTCAAATATGCTTAGAGTTCTAGCTGGGGCAACACTCCCAGGTGCTCAACACCCTGCAACTCCTTACATGGAAGTCAAGATGCCGACTGTGGATGATGGACATGGCTGGTGTGCAGAAGCTCTGCATGGAAAATATGGTGCCACCATGGAATTGGTTACATTGCGGAAGAAAAGCTAG